A window of the Streptomyces sp. Ag109_O5-10 genome harbors these coding sequences:
- a CDS encoding VanZ family protein, with amino-acid sequence MDGVNRNATFLGLAVAGVAGALFLLRRPLLMSAPRCMAGQWHGCFDTFNGVVLMTLVTLPLAALVAWVPAHRRRAAGDGSAWRTSLAEVGMVHGTVPFVWLTMMPGGAAGAAPARVSLVPLRDLVTMGTLGIVGNLLVFASLGFFAPMRFAALASAPRILALGAVCSALVETAQYVFRLDRVSSVDDVLVNAVGALLAGLASRPWWRTAAPARSDRPGRALTPTG; translated from the coding sequence ATGGACGGCGTGAACCGAAACGCAACCTTCCTCGGCCTGGCGGTCGCCGGCGTGGCGGGCGCCCTGTTCCTCCTGCGGCGGCCGCTCCTGATGTCCGCCCCGAGGTGCATGGCAGGGCAGTGGCACGGCTGCTTCGACACGTTCAACGGCGTGGTGCTGATGACGCTGGTCACGCTGCCGCTCGCCGCGCTGGTGGCGTGGGTGCCGGCGCACCGCCGTCGTGCCGCAGGTGACGGGTCGGCGTGGCGGACGTCGCTGGCCGAGGTGGGCATGGTGCACGGCACGGTGCCGTTCGTGTGGCTGACCATGATGCCGGGCGGGGCGGCCGGCGCCGCTCCGGCCCGGGTGAGTCTCGTACCGCTGCGGGACCTGGTCACCATGGGAACGCTCGGGATCGTCGGCAACCTGCTGGTCTTCGCCTCGCTGGGGTTCTTCGCCCCGATGCGGTTCGCGGCGCTGGCGTCCGCGCCGCGGATCCTTGCGCTCGGGGCGGTCTGTTCGGCGCTGGTGGAGACCGCGCAGTACGTGTTCCGCCTGGACCGGGTGTCCTCCGTGGACGACGTCCTGGTCAACGCCGTCGGCGCCCTGCTGGCCGGGCTGGCGTCGCGCCCCTGGTGGCGTACGGCGGCACCGGCGCGGTCGGACCGGCCGGGCCGCGCGCTGACGCCGACGGGCTGA
- a CDS encoding HAMP domain-containing sensor histidine kinase produces the protein MNRRPNLSARLKLTLSYAGFLLVAGVLLLAVMWVFVLRWVPNDDARSIQKRFGAVIIIGPKRSDLLNGFAPAAATALAFLLVFGLLGGWILAGRMLAPLTRIAAAARTASGGSLSHRIRMTGPRDEFRELADVFDTMLERLESHVGEQQRFAANASHELRTPLAVSRALLDAARDDPTRDRGELIERLRTVNTRAIDLTEALLLLSRADGRSFHREPVDLSLVAEEAAETLLPLAERRGIALDVTGEPAHAVGSAPLLLRMVTNLVQNAVVHNLPAGGTVTVHTERRHGTSVLRVENTGRPVPPELVPALTEPFRRGTERVRTDEHAGVGLGLAIVHSVVRAHDGTLDLAPRPAGGLVATVRLPGSGAAGAGPRQAP, from the coding sequence GTGAACAGACGCCCGAACCTCAGCGCCCGCCTGAAGCTCACCCTCAGCTACGCCGGCTTCCTCCTCGTCGCCGGCGTTCTCCTGCTGGCCGTGATGTGGGTGTTCGTGCTGCGCTGGGTGCCGAACGACGACGCCAGGTCCATCCAGAAGCGGTTCGGCGCCGTGATCATCATCGGGCCCAAGCGCTCCGACCTCCTGAACGGCTTCGCGCCCGCCGCGGCCACCGCACTGGCCTTCCTGCTCGTCTTCGGCCTGCTGGGCGGCTGGATCCTCGCGGGCCGGATGCTGGCACCCCTCACCCGGATCGCCGCCGCGGCCCGGACGGCCTCGGGCGGATCGCTCTCCCACCGGATCCGCATGACGGGCCCCAGGGACGAGTTCCGTGAACTGGCCGACGTGTTCGACACCATGCTCGAACGGCTGGAGTCCCACGTCGGCGAACAGCAGCGGTTCGCCGCGAACGCCTCCCACGAGCTGCGCACCCCGCTGGCCGTCTCCCGCGCGCTCCTCGACGCCGCCCGCGACGACCCCACGCGGGACCGGGGCGAGCTCATCGAACGCCTGCGCACCGTCAACACGCGGGCGATCGACCTCACCGAGGCCCTCCTGCTGCTCAGCCGCGCCGACGGCAGGAGCTTCCACCGCGAGCCCGTCGACCTCTCCCTGGTCGCCGAGGAGGCCGCCGAGACACTGCTCCCCCTCGCCGAGAGGCGCGGGATCGCGCTCGACGTCACGGGCGAGCCGGCGCACGCGGTCGGCTCCGCGCCGCTCCTCCTGCGGATGGTGACGAACCTCGTCCAGAACGCCGTCGTCCACAACCTTCCCGCCGGCGGCACCGTGACGGTGCACACCGAACGGCGGCACGGCACGAGCGTGCTGCGGGTCGAGAACACGGGCCGTCCGGTGCCGCCGGAGCTGGTGCCGGCCCTCACCGAACCCTTCCGGCGCGGCACGGAACGCGTCCGCACCGACGAGCACGCCGGCGTCGGCCTCGGGCTGGCCATCGTGCACAGCGTCGTCCGGGCGCACGACGGCACCCTCGACCTGGCGCCGCGTCCAGCAGGCGGCCTCGTCGCCACCGTCCGGCTGCCCGGCTCCGGCGCGGCGGGTGCCGGGCCTCGTCAGGCGCCGTAG
- a CDS encoding bifunctional [glutamine synthetase] adenylyltransferase/[glutamine synthetase]-adenylyl-L-tyrosine phosphorylase: MTPGRRSSTFTRLLRHGFTDASAAERLLDSVELAAVRDDPVLLEALGATADPDLALHGLVRLLEAQPGPTARRELLDTLIAAKPLRDRLLGVLGASAALADHLARHPRDWEVLVTYEPRDLHPGVAEFERGLAEAADPVALRVAYRRCLLSIAARDVCGTTDVAQTAAELADLATATLRAALALAEAAAPEDAAACRLAVIAMGKCGGHELNYVSDVDVIFVGEAADDADEAKALRSATRLASHMMRICSETTVEGSIWPVDANLRPEGRNGPLVRTLSSHLAYYQRWAKTWEFQALLKARPVAGDADLGQEYVDALEPMVWKAAERDNFVADVQKMRRRVVENIPAAEVDRELKLGPGGLRDVEFAVQLLQLVHGRTDATLRSGTTLDALQALAAGGYVGRADAVQLDDAYRFLRSMEHRIQLHRLRRTHLVPEDEADLRRLGRSLGLRTDPVTELIREWKQHTGVVRRLHEKLFYRPLLDAVAQLAPGETRLSAEAARERLEALGYADPAAALRHLEALASGVTRKSAIQRTLLPVLLGWFAESADPDAGLLNFRKVSDALGKTPWYLRLLRDEGAAAENLARVLSAGRLAPDLLMRAPEAVALLGDGDGGGLEPRGRAQLEQEILAAAGRADNAEDGVRAARGVRRRELFRTAAADIVDSYGTDTKPVEADQGALVDRVGGAVSDLTAATLAGTLRAVVRDGWGDTLPTRFVMIGMGRFGGHELGYGSDADVLFVHEPREGVADREAADAANKVVSEMRRLLQIPSADPPLLIDADLRPEGKSGPLVRTLKSYEAYYRRWSLVWESQALLRAEPVAGDEDLGRRFIELVDPLRYPAEGLGEDAVREIRRLKARMESERLPRGADPKLHTKLGPGGLSDVEWTVQLLQLRHGWAEPGLRTTRTREALAAATAAGLLGAEEAAILDEAWVLATRVRNAVMLVRGRAGDTFPSESRELAAVGRYLGYGDGHAGDMLDAYRRTTRRARAVVEELFYGA; the protein is encoded by the coding sequence ATGACGCCGGGGCGCAGGAGCAGTACCTTCACGCGACTGCTGCGGCACGGCTTCACCGATGCCTCGGCCGCCGAGCGGCTGCTGGACAGCGTCGAGCTGGCCGCCGTACGCGACGACCCGGTGCTCCTCGAGGCCCTCGGCGCCACCGCCGACCCCGACCTCGCCCTGCACGGCCTGGTACGGCTCCTGGAGGCCCAGCCGGGACCCACCGCCCGCCGGGAGCTGCTCGACACCCTGATAGCGGCCAAGCCGCTGCGAGACCGTCTGCTCGGCGTCCTCGGCGCCTCCGCCGCCCTCGCCGACCACCTCGCCCGGCACCCGCGCGACTGGGAGGTCCTGGTCACCTACGAGCCCCGCGACCTGCACCCGGGCGTGGCGGAGTTCGAACGCGGGCTCGCCGAGGCCGCCGACCCGGTCGCCCTGCGCGTCGCCTACCGGCGCTGCCTGCTGTCCATCGCCGCCCGGGACGTGTGCGGCACGACGGACGTCGCCCAGACCGCCGCCGAACTCGCCGACCTCGCCACCGCCACCCTGCGCGCCGCCCTCGCCCTCGCCGAGGCCGCCGCGCCCGAGGACGCCGCCGCCTGCCGGCTCGCGGTGATCGCCATGGGCAAGTGCGGCGGCCACGAGCTGAACTACGTCTCCGACGTCGACGTCATCTTCGTCGGCGAGGCCGCGGACGACGCCGACGAGGCCAAGGCGCTGCGGTCCGCCACCAGGCTCGCCTCGCACATGATGCGGATCTGCTCCGAGACCACCGTGGAGGGGTCGATCTGGCCCGTCGACGCCAACCTCCGCCCCGAGGGCCGCAACGGCCCCCTCGTGCGCACCCTCAGCAGCCACCTCGCCTACTACCAGCGCTGGGCCAAGACCTGGGAGTTCCAGGCCCTGCTCAAGGCCCGCCCGGTCGCCGGCGACGCCGACCTCGGGCAGGAGTACGTCGACGCGCTCGAACCCATGGTCTGGAAGGCCGCCGAGCGCGACAACTTCGTCGCCGACGTGCAGAAGATGCGCCGCAGGGTCGTCGAGAACATCCCGGCCGCCGAGGTCGACCGCGAGCTGAAGCTCGGCCCCGGCGGCCTCAGGGACGTCGAGTTCGCGGTGCAGCTGCTCCAGCTGGTGCACGGCCGCACCGACGCCACGCTGCGCTCCGGCACCACCCTCGACGCCCTCCAGGCCCTCGCCGCCGGCGGCTACGTGGGCCGCGCCGACGCCGTCCAGCTCGACGACGCCTACCGCTTCCTGCGCTCCATGGAGCACCGCATCCAGCTCCACCGGCTGCGCCGCACCCACCTGGTCCCCGAGGACGAGGCCGACCTGCGCCGCCTCGGCCGCTCGCTCGGCCTGCGCACCGACCCGGTGACCGAGCTGATCCGCGAGTGGAAGCAGCACACCGGCGTCGTACGGCGCCTGCACGAGAAACTCTTCTACCGCCCGCTGCTCGACGCCGTCGCCCAACTCGCCCCCGGCGAGACCCGGCTGAGCGCGGAGGCCGCCCGGGAACGCCTCGAGGCGCTCGGCTACGCCGACCCCGCCGCCGCCCTGCGCCACCTGGAGGCCCTCGCCTCCGGCGTCACCCGCAAGTCCGCCATCCAGCGCACCCTGCTGCCCGTCCTGCTCGGCTGGTTCGCCGAGTCCGCCGACCCGGACGCGGGCCTGCTGAACTTCCGCAAGGTCTCCGACGCCCTCGGCAAGACCCCCTGGTACCTGCGGCTGCTCAGGGACGAGGGGGCCGCCGCCGAGAACCTCGCCCGCGTGCTGTCCGCCGGCCGGCTCGCCCCCGACCTGCTGATGCGCGCCCCGGAGGCGGTGGCCCTGCTCGGCGACGGCGACGGGGGCGGCCTGGAGCCGCGCGGCCGCGCCCAGCTGGAGCAGGAGATCCTCGCCGCCGCCGGCCGCGCCGACAACGCCGAGGACGGGGTGCGGGCGGCCCGTGGGGTGCGCCGCCGCGAGCTGTTCCGGACCGCCGCCGCCGACATCGTGGACTCCTACGGCACCGACACCAAGCCCGTCGAGGCCGACCAGGGCGCTCTCGTCGACCGGGTCGGCGGCGCGGTCTCCGACCTGACGGCCGCGACGCTCGCGGGAACCCTGCGCGCGGTGGTCAGGGACGGCTGGGGGGACACCCTGCCGACCCGGTTCGTCATGATCGGCATGGGCCGGTTCGGCGGCCACGAACTGGGCTACGGCTCCGATGCCGACGTCCTGTTCGTGCACGAGCCGCGGGAGGGCGTGGCCGACCGCGAGGCCGCCGACGCCGCCAACAAGGTCGTCTCCGAGATGCGCCGGCTGCTGCAGATCCCCAGCGCGGACCCGCCGCTGCTCATCGACGCGGACCTGCGCCCGGAGGGCAAGTCCGGGCCGCTGGTGCGCACCCTCAAGTCCTACGAGGCGTACTACCGCCGCTGGTCGCTGGTGTGGGAGTCGCAGGCCCTGCTGCGCGCCGAACCGGTCGCCGGGGACGAGGATCTGGGGCGCCGGTTCATCGAGCTGGTCGACCCGCTCAGGTACCCGGCGGAGGGGCTCGGCGAGGACGCGGTGCGCGAGATCCGGCGGCTGAAGGCCCGGATGGAGTCCGAGCGGCTGCCGCGCGGCGCCGACCCGAAGCTGCACACCAAGCTCGGACCGGGCGGCCTCTCCGACGTCGAGTGGACCGTGCAGCTGCTGCAGCTGCGCCACGGCTGGGCCGAGCCGGGGCTGCGCACCACCCGGACCCGGGAGGCGCTGGCCGCGGCCACCGCGGCGGGGCTGCTGGGGGCCGAGGAGGCCGCGATACTCGACGAGGCCTGGGTGCTGGCGACGCGGGTGCGCAACGCCGTGATGCTGGTGCGCGGGCGGGCCGGCGACACCTTCCCCAGCGAGAGCCGCGAACTCGCCGCCGTGGGGCGGTACCTGGGGTACGGGGACGGCCACGCCGGGGACATGCTCGACGCGTACCGGCGGACCACGCGCAGGGCGCGGGCCGTCGTGGAGGAGCTTTTCTACGGCGCCTGA
- a CDS encoding phosphatase PAP2 family protein, with protein sequence MSDSTVTEPEGRAPQTLPRTVTGEGDQGFLGRLRTPRRPRLWFEILLIAVSYWTYSLIRNAVPEQKAQALRNADWIWKAEQRLGIAVEDSVNHAVNSVNWLIVGMNYYYATLHFVVTLGVLVWLYRSHPGRYAAARLALFATTGVALLGYYLFPLAPPRLMNGGRFVDTVTVHHTWGSMASGDLKHMSNQYAAMPSMHIGWSLWCGLTVFALASVPWARLLGLLYPTATLLVIVATANHFWLDAVGGALCLTFGITVARLWFGTLPYALPRQPTGAPLLRRPAGGEAGFS encoded by the coding sequence ATGAGTGACTCGACCGTGACAGAGCCGGAAGGTCGCGCACCACAGACCCTTCCGCGGACCGTCACGGGCGAGGGGGATCAGGGGTTCCTGGGTCGGCTGCGGACACCGCGGCGGCCCCGGCTCTGGTTCGAGATCCTGCTGATCGCGGTGAGTTACTGGACCTACTCGCTGATCCGCAACGCGGTCCCGGAGCAGAAGGCACAGGCGCTGCGCAACGCCGACTGGATCTGGAAGGCCGAGCAACGACTGGGGATCGCCGTCGAGGATTCGGTCAACCACGCCGTGAACTCGGTGAATTGGCTGATCGTCGGCATGAACTACTACTACGCGACGCTGCACTTCGTGGTGACGCTGGGCGTTCTGGTGTGGCTCTACCGCAGCCACCCCGGCCGTTACGCGGCGGCCCGCCTCGCGCTCTTCGCGACGACCGGCGTGGCCCTTCTCGGCTACTACCTGTTCCCGCTCGCCCCGCCCCGCCTGATGAACGGCGGCCGCTTCGTCGACACGGTGACGGTCCACCACACCTGGGGCTCCATGGCCTCCGGCGACCTCAAGCACATGTCCAACCAGTACGCCGCGATGCCGTCCATGCACATCGGCTGGTCCCTGTGGTGCGGCTTGACGGTCTTCGCCCTCGCCTCGGTCCCCTGGGCCCGCCTCCTCGGCCTCCTCTACCCCACCGCCACCCTCCTCGTCATCGTCGCCACCGCCAACCACTTCTGGCTCGACGCGGTGGGCGGCGCCCTCTGCCTCACCTTCGGCATCACAGTGGCCCGCCTGTGGTTCGGCACCCTCCCCTACGCCCTTCCGCGCCAGCCGACGGGCGCACCCTTGCTGCGACGCCCTGCGGGCGGCGAGGCCGGCTTCTCATGA